A genomic window from Aquitalea aquatilis includes:
- a CDS encoding LysR substrate-binding domain-containing protein: protein MAEPQSILAVVAQAYGVSLLPACYARIAWPGVCFVELASPLSADLYAVYRRDKLSPVAQAFLQWRQGEMNGDSHVTA from the coding sequence TTGGCCGAACCACAGTCGATACTGGCCGTGGTGGCACAGGCTTATGGTGTCAGCCTGTTACCTGCGTGTTATGCCCGTATTGCTTGGCCGGGCGTCTGCTTTGTTGAGCTGGCCAGCCCCTTGTCTGCTGATCTGTATGCCGTTTACCGCAGGGACAAGCTGTCGCCGGTGGCTCAGGCTTTTTTGCAGTGGAGGCAAGGTGAAATGAATGGTGACAGTCATGTCACTGCTT
- a CDS encoding LysR family transcriptional regulator has translation MTSVQRVAQLGLLHCRLLHYFLAVAEELSFSKAAQRLHMSQPPLSLHIKELEDRLGIRLLQRSTRSVQLTAAGHELLAEVRAMEGQLLSTVQQIQQMGRGQAGQLQLGVVGTALWGGLLDALSRYAAVCPAVTWGMLELAPAAQQLALQQQRIDLAFWREAPAHPLPGLHYSLFEHENIVLAVPDKHALAARQAVEWAELAAEDFVLLTQVDGGLGRISLCSLLSSWFCAAFTAAIGRTTVDTGRGGTGLWCQPVTCVLCPYCLAGRLLC, from the coding sequence ATGACATCTGTTCAGCGCGTGGCCCAGTTGGGTCTGTTGCATTGCCGCCTGCTGCATTATTTCCTGGCTGTTGCCGAGGAATTGAGCTTTAGCAAGGCGGCGCAACGGCTGCATATGTCACAGCCACCGCTCAGTCTGCATATCAAGGAACTGGAAGATCGCCTGGGCATCCGCCTGCTGCAACGCTCCACTCGCTCTGTGCAACTGACGGCGGCCGGCCATGAGCTACTGGCCGAAGTGCGAGCCATGGAAGGGCAGTTGCTGTCGACTGTGCAGCAGATTCAGCAAATGGGCAGAGGGCAGGCCGGGCAGCTGCAACTGGGGGTGGTCGGCACCGCACTATGGGGTGGGCTGCTGGATGCGCTGTCGCGTTATGCCGCTGTGTGTCCGGCAGTGACGTGGGGCATGCTGGAGCTGGCACCCGCCGCGCAGCAACTGGCACTGCAGCAGCAACGCATCGATCTGGCCTTCTGGCGCGAAGCACCCGCCCATCCCTTGCCGGGTTTGCATTACAGCTTGTTTGAACATGAAAACATCGTGCTGGCGGTGCCGGATAAGCATGCGCTGGCGGCCCGGCAGGCTGTCGAATGGGCAGAACTGGCCGCCGAGGATTTTGTCTTGCTGACACAGGTGGATGGTGGCCTGGGACGCATATCTCTATGCAGCCTGTTGTCGTCATGGTTTTGTGCCGCGTTTACGGCTGCAATTGGCCGAACCACAGTCGATACTGGCCGTGGTGGCACAGGCTTATGGTGTCAGCCTGTTACCTGCGTGTTATGCCCGTATTGCTTGGCCGGGCGTCTGCTTTGTTGA